Proteins found in one Deltaproteobacteria bacterium genomic segment:
- a CDS encoding transporter substrate-binding domain-containing protein: protein VKILGAFGMKGEGFGYAVRKEDTDLLDKLNKGLEMLKADPYWQELITKHGL, encoded by the coding sequence CCGTCAAGATTCTCGGCGCCTTCGGCATGAAGGGGGAGGGTTTCGGATACGCCGTGCGCAAGGAAGACACTGATCTTTTGGACAAGCTGAACAAGGGCCTGGAGATGCTCAAGGCCGACCCCTATTGGCAGGAACTGATTACCAAGCACGGCCTGTAA